The following are encoded together in the Streptococcus oralis genome:
- a CDS encoding Spy0128 family protein has product MKKRTSKLFHGLMALLLVVSVFLPALKVSNVVKAEELPASSYTMKTVSKINNNKLVDGAKYGEGKFYLQPTYSFPNEVTLKDGDYMVYHVPNEFKIEKDSVTELKAPDGQTTIAELTTSRADNTATVKVTNAAYFANLSENKEITALFTVVWADSVKLNTPYQINIPGDQVYTLTRIVPDDDPTGFTKWGVQDSDDPNYVNWRIRVNRYAKSYTGVKLEDTIPEGQVLASEITGYYFTEWNKAEARPRLEAAHVNVVDGNHFTITPNGDGTMDGQGLYILYKTRLTAPVDNATKKAFNDVKATTDQETFDVHGFAPLTTTEGIGSGAKSDEVEFQVKKKLEGKTLEADAFTFQLIAPDGSVTEAKNDAEGKVKFPAVKFSNEGTFKYQIKEVNDNKPGYTYDDSVLEAEVTVANVYGQKIASVKYKDSKKEFTNSYAAKEAKLQLEAKKVLNGKAIEAGQFEFELKENGAVLHTVSNDANGKIQFPELTFTKEETRTFTISEKAGDVAGVEYDPNAYEVKVVVKDNGQGQLVATPDTKNITFTNVYKAKPDKKTITATKVLNGKELEADKYEFELKKDEEVVATAKNAADGTVTFKEIEFATAGDYTYTITEKAGSEKGVTYDTAKHEVKVKVTDNGQGQLVAAVTGNNPTFTNTYKAATTTATITATKVLNGKALEAGKYEFELKEGDKVIGTATNAADGTVTFEDIKYAAAGNHTYTITEKAGSEAGVTYDTAKHEVKVAVTDNGAGQLVATVTDNNPTFTNTYKAAKTTATITAKKVLDGKALEADKYEFELKEGDEVIGTAKNAADGTVTFPAISYDAAGPHTYTITEKAGSEAGVTYDTATHEVTVNVTDNGQGQLVATATNNNPTFTNTYKAATTTATITATKVLNGKALEADKYEFELKEGEKVVATAKNAADGTVTFEDITYTVAGNHTYTITEKAGSEAGVTYDTAKHEVKVAVVDNGAGELVATVTDNNPTFTNTYKAASTTVNITAKKVLNGKTLEAGKYEFELKEGDKVIGTATNAVDGTVAFAGIEYKEAGEHTYTISEKAGNEAGVTYDKSTHNVTVKVVDNGAGKLVATVTDNNPTFTNTYVASSTQVIFSAKKVLKGDKKLVEGQFKFELKEGDKVVETATNAADGTVTFKAIKYNEAGKHTYTITEVDSKEENVTYDTAKHEVTVEVVDNGTGQLVTTVTGNNPTFTNTYTEPKKEEPKEGPKGEQPKKDLPNTGGADFTAFSTILGLVLAALAGLVYRAKKVD; this is encoded by the coding sequence GTGAAAAAGAGAACTAGCAAACTCTTTCATGGCTTGATGGCCTTGCTACTGGTTGTGTCGGTCTTTTTGCCTGCACTTAAAGTTAGCAATGTTGTTAAAGCGGAGGAACTACCAGCGAGCAGTTACACAATGAAGACTGTTTCAAAAATCAACAATAACAAGCTTGTTGATGGCGCTAAGTACGGGGAAGGTAAATTCTATCTTCAACCAACTTATAGTTTCCCCAACGAAGTAACCCTTAAAGATGGGGATTACATGGTGTATCATGTTCCAAACGAATTTAAGATTGAAAAAGATTCTGTTACGGAATTGAAAGCACCAGATGGGCAAACAACTATTGCTGAATTGACAACTAGTAGAGCAGATAACACAGCTACTGTCAAAGTGACAAATGCTGCTTACTTTGCTAATTTGTCAGAGAACAAGGAGATTACTGCCCTATTTACAGTCGTTTGGGCAGATAGTGTTAAACTAAACACTCCTTATCAAATTAATATCCCAGGTGACCAAGTTTACACTTTGACTCGTATCGTCCCAGATGATGACCCAACTGGATTTACTAAATGGGGAGTTCAAGACTCAGACGATCCTAACTATGTAAACTGGCGTATCCGTGTTAACCGCTATGCAAAGTCTTACACAGGGGTTAAACTCGAAGATACTATTCCAGAAGGACAAGTTCTTGCAAGTGAAATTACTGGTTACTACTTTACTGAGTGGAACAAAGCTGAAGCTCGTCCAAGACTAGAAGCTGCCCATGTCAACGTTGTTGATGGAAATCACTTTACCATCACTCCAAACGGTGATGGTACAATGGACGGACAAGGTCTCTATATCCTATATAAAACTCGTCTAACTGCTCCAGTTGACAATGCAACTAAAAAAGCATTTAACGATGTTAAAGCGACAACAGATCAAGAAACATTTGATGTTCATGGATTTGCTCCTTTGACAACTACAGAAGGTATCGGTTCAGGTGCGAAGTCTGATGAGGTTGAATTCCAAGTTAAGAAAAAACTTGAAGGAAAAACTCTTGAGGCAGATGCATTTACTTTCCAATTGATTGCTCCAGATGGTTCTGTAACTGAAGCTAAAAACGATGCTGAAGGAAAAGTTAAGTTCCCAGCAGTTAAATTCTCTAATGAAGGTACATTCAAATACCAAATTAAAGAAGTAAATGACAACAAACCTGGCTATACATACGATGATTCAGTACTTGAAGCAGAAGTTACTGTAGCAAACGTGTATGGTCAAAAGATTGCAAGCGTTAAATATAAAGATTCTAAGAAAGAATTTACAAACTCGTACGCTGCTAAAGAAGCAAAACTTCAACTTGAAGCTAAGAAAGTCTTGAACGGTAAAGCTATCGAGGCTGGCCAATTTGAATTTGAGTTGAAAGAAAACGGAGCAGTTCTCCACACTGTTTCAAACGATGCAAACGGTAAGATTCAATTCCCAGAACTTACCTTCACAAAAGAAGAAACTCGTACATTCACTATCTCTGAAAAAGCTGGTGATGTAGCCGGAGTTGAATACGATCCAAATGCTTATGAAGTAAAAGTAGTCGTTAAAGATAACGGTCAAGGTCAACTTGTTGCAACACCAGATACAAAGAACATTACTTTCACGAACGTTTATAAAGCTAAACCAGATAAAAAAACTATCACAGCTACTAAAGTCTTGAACGGTAAAGAGCTTGAAGCTGATAAATACGAATTCGAACTTAAAAAAGATGAAGAAGTCGTTGCGACAGCTAAAAACGCTGCAGACGGAACTGTTACTTTCAAAGAAATTGAGTTCGCAACAGCAGGTGACTACACTTACACTATCACTGAAAAAGCAGGTAGCGAAAAAGGTGTGACATACGATACTGCTAAACACGAAGTTAAGGTAAAAGTTACAGATAACGGCCAAGGTCAACTTGTTGCAGCTGTTACAGGTAACAACCCAACCTTCACCAACACTTATAAAGCAGCTACAACAACAGCTACTATCACGGCTACTAAAGTCTTGAATGGTAAAGCTCTTGAAGCAGGTAAATATGAGTTTGAACTTAAAGAAGGTGACAAAGTAATCGGAACAGCGACAAACGCAGCAGACGGTACTGTTACTTTCGAAGATATCAAGTACGCAGCAGCAGGCAACCACACATACACTATCACTGAAAAAGCAGGTAGTGAAGCAGGTGTGACATATGACACTGCTAAACACGAAGTTAAGGTAGCAGTTACAGATAACGGTGCAGGCCAACTTGTTGCGACTGTAACTGATAACAACCCAACTTTCACCAACACTTATAAAGCAGCTAAAACAACAGCGACTATCACAGCTAAGAAAGTCTTGGATGGTAAAGCTCTAGAAGCTGACAAATATGAGTTTGAACTTAAAGAAGGTGACGAAGTAATCGGAACAGCTAAAAACGCAGCAGACGGTACTGTTACTTTCCCAGCAATCAGCTATGATGCTGCAGGCCCTCACACTTACACAATTACTGAAAAAGCAGGTAGCGAAGCAGGTGTGACATACGACACTGCTACACATGAAGTGACAGTAAACGTTACAGATAATGGTCAAGGCCAACTTGTTGCAACTGCAACTAACAACAACCCAACCTTCACCAACACATATAAAGCAGCTACAACAACAGCTACTATCACGGCTACTAAAGTCTTGAATGGTAAAGCTCTAGAAGCTGACAAATACGAGTTTGAACTTAAAGAAGGTGAAAAAGTCGTTGCGACAGCTAAAAACGCTGCAGACGGAACTGTTACTTTCGAAGATATCACGTACACAGTAGCAGGCAACCACACTTACACTATCACTGAAAAAGCAGGTAGCGAAGCAGGTGTGACTTACGATACTGCTAAACACGAAGTTAAGGTAGCAGTTGTTGATAACGGTGCAGGCGAACTTGTTGCGACTGTAACTGACAACAACCCAACCTTCACCAACACATATAAAGCAGCTTCAACAACTGTAAACATCACGGCTAAGAAAGTCTTGAATGGTAAAACTCTTGAAGCAGGTAAATATGAGTTTGAACTTAAAGAAGGTGACAAAGTAATCGGAACAGCTACAAACGCTGTAGACGGTACAGTTGCTTTCGCAGGTATCGAGTACAAAGAAGCTGGTGAGCACACTTACACTATCTCTGAAAAAGCAGGTAACGAAGCAGGTGTGACATACGATAAATCTACTCACAATGTAACAGTTAAAGTTGTTGATAACGGTGCAGGCAAACTTGTTGCGACTGTAACTGACAACAACCCAACCTTCACAAACACTTATGTTGCATCTTCAACACAAGTAATTTTCTCAGCTAAGAAAGTCTTGAAAGGTGATAAAAAGCTTGTAGAAGGTCAATTTAAGTTTGAACTTAAAGAAGGTGACAAAGTCGTTGAGACAGCTACAAACGCTGCAGACGGTACTGTTACTTTCAAAGCTATTAAGTACAACGAAGCAGGTAAGCACACTTACACTATTACTGAAGTAGATAGTAAGGAAGAAAATGTGACATACGATACTGCTAAACATGAAGTGACAGTTGAAGTGGTTGACAACGGTACAGGCCAACTTGTAACAACAGTTACAGGTAACAACCCAACCTTCACTAACACGTATACTGAACCGAAAAAAGAAGAACCTAAGGAAGGTCCTAAGGGTGAACAACCTAAGAAAGATTTGCCAAACACTGGTGGAGCAGACTTTACAGCATTCTCTACTATTCTTGGTCTAGTTCTTGCAGCTTTGGCAGGACTTGTATACCGTGCTAAAAAAGTTGACTAA